The DNA segment GCAAGCTCGGCGTCTTCGTCGCCGCGGTCGACCGCTGCTACGAGCTGGTGGCGTCGACGCTCGCCGCGGCGGGGGAGGCCTCGGTCTCGTCGGACCCGGCCGACCGGCTCGAGGCGATGACCCTCGCCTACATCGATCTGATCGCCGACCGCGACCTGATCATGCTGCAGTCGCAGGCGCAGAGCGCGAGCGGGGTGCCCGAGATCCGCGAGGCCGTCCGCCGCGGCATCTCGACGGTCGTCCGCACGGTGAGCGTCGTCTCCGGCGCCGACGGCCCGGCCGTGCAGCGCTTCATCGCCTACGGCCAGCTCTGCCACCTGATCGTGCAGACCGACCTCGGCGGCGTCGACTCCGAGTGGGCGCGCATCGTCTCCGCGGGCATCCGGCACCACGACTGAGCACCGGCGAGCAGCCACATGCTGGTCGAGTAGCCCCGCAGGCTTTCCATGCTGGTCGAGTAGCCCCGCAGGGGCGTATCGAGACCCACCGTCGTCAGCAGGGCGGGTCTGCAGACTCGGCCTCTGAAGCTGGTGGATCTCGATACGCCCGCTGCGCGGGCTACTCGATCACCATGTATCTCCCCACATCGACATCGTCATCTCTTCGACTCAAACAAAGTGACTGTCCAGTCACTCACCATCACCCTCAAGGAGCACCCCATGACCACCGCCCTCCCGCTCACCACCACCCGCGTCGTCCTCCCCGGGCTCGTCGAGCCGTCCGGACTCCTCCTCGAGCAGGCCGCCGTCGAGCCGCCTGCGGCCGGCGAGCTGCTCGTCGCCGTCGAGGCCACCGGCATCTCCTTCGCCGAGCAGTCGATGCGCCGCGGCCGCTACTTCGCCCAGCCCGCCTTCCCCTTCACGCCCGGCTACGACCTCGTCGGCCGGGTGCTCGCCGTCGGTCCCGGCGGCGACGCCTCGCTCGAGGGCCGCCGCGTCGCCGCGCTCACCAAGACCGGCGGCTGGACCGGCCACGCCCGGGTCGCCGCGCGCGACTGCGTCCTCGTCCCCGAGGGCGTCGCGCCCGAGGACGCCGAGGCCGTGGTGGTGAACGGAGTGACGGCCTGGCAGATGCTGCACCGCTCGGCCCGGCTCTCCTGCGGCGACACGATCCTCCTGTTCGGAGCGAACGGCGGCGTCGGCGGCCTCGTGCACCGGCTCGCCTCGCTCGAGGGCATCCGGGTGATCGGCGCCGCCTCGCCGCGGCACCACGACGCCCTCCGCGCGGCGGGCGTCGAGCCGGTCGACTACGCCGACCCGGAGCTCGCCGCCCGCGTCCGCGAGCTCGCACCGGGCGGCGTGCAGGCCGTCTTCGACAACATCGGCGGCGAGACCACCCGCCTGGCCTGGTCGCTGCTCGCGCCCGGCGGCACCCTCGTCGCCTACGCGATCGTCAGCGCGAGCACCGGCAGCATCTGGCCGCCGTTCCTGAAGCAGCTCGCCCGGGTGCAGGCCTACCAGCTGGCGCCGAACGGGAAGCGGGCCGTCTTCTACGACCTCTGGTCCGGGCACTCGCTCCGGCCCGCCCGGTTCCGTGCGCGGCTCGAGGAGGACCTGGGCCGCGTGCTCGCGCTGCTCGCGGACGGCTCGCTCACCGCCAACATCGCGGCGCGCTTCCCGCTCACGGAGATCGTGGCGGCGATGGAGCTCGCCGAGTCGCGCACGCTCGACGGCAAGGTGATCCTGCTGCCCTGATCGCCGCGGCCGGGGAGCGGGCCCTCGAGAGCATGGAAAAATGGGAGGTGATGTCCTCCCGAGCCGCATGAGCGCCGCCACCTACCTGACCGCCTCGATCCCGCTGCGCCTCGCGAGCGCGGGCATGGTCGTCGCCCTGCCCGTCCTCGCCGTCGAGCGCCTCGACGACGTCGCCCTCGGCGGGCTCCTGACGGGCGCCGCCCTGTTCCCGAGCGTGATCGCCGCTCCGCTCGTGGGCACGGTGCTCGACCGGGTGCGAGCGCCGCGCCGGCTGCTGGTCGGCGCGGCGCTGGCCACCGCCGCCTCGTTCGCGCTCGCGTCCTTCCTCGGCGACGTGCCGACGGCGCTGATCGCGCTGCTCCTGGTGATCGCGGGCCTGGCCACCCCGGTCTACATGGGCGGCATGTCGAGCTTCGTGACCAGCGCGATCGCCGACCCGCGCCGCGCCTACGCCCAGGACTCGCTGTCCTACACCGTCGCCTCGATCGGCGGCCCCGCGATCGCCGGGCTGGTGATCGCCGTCGCGTCGGCCCGCTTCGCCATGCTCGCGATGGCCGCCCTCGCGCTCGTCGGCGTCCTCGGCTCGCTCGCCCTGCGGATGGAGGCGCGGCCCACCCCCACCGTCGGCGTCCGGCGCACCATCGCGGCCGGTGTCACCCACCTCGTGCGGCATCGGCCGATCGCGATCGTCACCCTCTCCGGGACGATCAGCCAGATCGGCGGCGGCGCGGCCGGCGTCGCGGCGATCGGCCTGTCGCTCGAGCGGGTGGGGAGCACCGACGCGGCGGCCGGGCTGCTCACCGCGTTCGCCGTCGGCGGGCTGCTCGGTGCGATCGCGGTCGCCATGCGGCGCTGGACGCACCGCCCGCCGGCCTGGGTGATGGGCGCGGGCTTCGCCGCGACCGGTGTCGCCCTGCTCGCCGCCGCGCCCGACCTCGGGATCGTCGTGGCCCTCGTCGCGTTCGCCGTCGCCGGAGTCTTCACCGCGCCCGCGAACGCCGCGATGCTCCTGCTGCGCGATCAGGAGAGCCCGGCGGCCGTCCGCTCCCAGGTCTTCACCATCGGCGCGGGCCTGCGCGCCGCCGCCGCCGCGGTCGGCGCCGCCCTCGCCGGAGCCGCGTCCTCTCTCGACGCCGGCTGGCTCATCCTCGGCATCGCCGCCGTCTGGATAGCCTCGGGCCTGCTCCTCACCCTCTTCCCCCGCCCGGTGGACACGCGCTGATCCCCGCCGCGAGATGCCACTTATGAGCGCGACACGCCGTGAAAAGCGTGCACAAGTGGCATCTCGCGGGGAGGGTCAGGCGGTCAGGCGGCGGCGCCCGAGAGGGTGCCGGTGCTGGGGCCCGCGGGGTCGGTGATCAGGCAGTTGATGACGCGGTCGCCGCCGTCCCAGCTCTCCTGGGTCGGGTAGTAGTAGCTGAAGTCGTACTGCGACTCCTCGTAGCTGAGGCCGACGAAGCCCTCGAACGCGGCCTGGCACTCGGAGTCGGCCTGCTCGGTGGTCGCCGTCTCGCCGGGGTACTCGTCCGCGTCGGCCATCGTGATGTTCTGGAAGACCTCGTAGCTGTGCGCGTCGGAGCACGGCACGGTCGGCACGTCGGTGACCTCGGTCGCGGTCTCGCTCAGCTCGTCGTTCAGGCAGTCGCCGACGCGGAGCTGGAAGACGTCGGTCGTGCCGCCGTCGACGATCTCGCCCGAGGTGTCGTCGCGGGTCTCGCCGCCCATCATGCTGTTGATCCCCGAGCAGCCGGTGAGGCCGAGGGCGAGGGCCGCGGCGGCGGCGAGGACGAGGGCGGAACGGCGGCGGTTCATCGGAGGCTCCAGACGGCGGTGACGGGGTCGGCTCCAGGGTAGGGG comes from the Rathayibacter festucae DSM 15932 genome and includes:
- a CDS encoding TetR/AcrR family transcriptional regulator — translated: MPTTTPRSTAEAQRERITTAAVHVFARTGYSATPITEVASEAGVSPAYVFRLFPGKLGVFVAAVDRCYELVASTLAAAGEASVSSDPADRLEAMTLAYIDLIADRDLIMLQSQAQSASGVPEIREAVRRGISTVVRTVSVVSGADGPAVQRFIAYGQLCHLIVQTDLGGVDSEWARIVSAGIRHHD
- a CDS encoding medium chain dehydrogenase/reductase family protein, whose protein sequence is MTTALPLTTTRVVLPGLVEPSGLLLEQAAVEPPAAGELLVAVEATGISFAEQSMRRGRYFAQPAFPFTPGYDLVGRVLAVGPGGDASLEGRRVAALTKTGGWTGHARVAARDCVLVPEGVAPEDAEAVVVNGVTAWQMLHRSARLSCGDTILLFGANGGVGGLVHRLASLEGIRVIGAASPRHHDALRAAGVEPVDYADPELAARVRELAPGGVQAVFDNIGGETTRLAWSLLAPGGTLVAYAIVSASTGSIWPPFLKQLARVQAYQLAPNGKRAVFYDLWSGHSLRPARFRARLEEDLGRVLALLADGSLTANIAARFPLTEIVAAMELAESRTLDGKVILLP
- a CDS encoding MFS transporter; the encoded protein is MSAATYLTASIPLRLASAGMVVALPVLAVERLDDVALGGLLTGAALFPSVIAAPLVGTVLDRVRAPRRLLVGAALATAASFALASFLGDVPTALIALLLVIAGLATPVYMGGMSSFVTSAIADPRRAYAQDSLSYTVASIGGPAIAGLVIAVASARFAMLAMAALALVGVLGSLALRMEARPTPTVGVRRTIAAGVTHLVRHRPIAIVTLSGTISQIGGGAAGVAAIGLSLERVGSTDAAAGLLTAFAVGGLLGAIAVAMRRWTHRPPAWVMGAGFAATGVALLAAAPDLGIVVALVAFAVAGVFTAPANAAMLLLRDQESPAAVRSQVFTIGAGLRAAAAAVGAALAGAASSLDAGWLILGIAAVWIASGLLLTLFPRPVDTR
- a CDS encoding septum formation family protein — protein: MNRRRSALVLAAAAALALGLTGCSGINSMMGGETRDDTSGEIVDGGTTDVFQLRVGDCLNDELSETATEVTDVPTVPCSDAHSYEVFQNITMADADEYPGETATTEQADSECQAAFEGFVGLSYEESQYDFSYYYPTQESWDGGDRVINCLITDPAGPSTGTLSGAAA